A genomic region of Leptospira mtsangambouensis contains the following coding sequences:
- a CDS encoding LEPBI_I1174 family sigma 54-regulated protein has translation MIKYQIAILFIISFGLHANPLLDESPEDILRSARLSRIPSLILSLEERAIVKMESNDLLSAREDLKKAIQLKHAIGMKESEGNASLLLQISKLESRLGNRCEANQYSHLAKRIALRIGVNLGAVAFDRAVIPENRKPDGCVEVSWLKE, from the coding sequence ATGATCAAATACCAAATTGCTATACTATTCATCATTTCTTTTGGTTTGCATGCAAATCCCCTCCTCGATGAATCTCCAGAAGACATCCTCCGCAGTGCGAGGCTTTCTCGCATCCCATCTCTCATCCTGAGTCTGGAAGAAAGAGCGATTGTCAAAATGGAAAGTAACGACCTACTTTCTGCCAGAGAAGACCTAAAAAAAGCCATTCAACTCAAACATGCGATTGGAATGAAAGAGTCAGAAGGAAACGCAAGCCTACTCTTGCAGATATCCAAGTTGGAATCCCGTTTAGGGAATCGATGTGAGGCCAACCAATACTCTCATTTAGCGAAACGAATTGCCCTCCGTATCGGCGTAAACCTTGGAGCAGTTGCTTTTGACCGAGCCGTTATACCCGAGAACAGAAAACCTGATGGTTGTGTCGAAGTATCCTGGTTAAAAGAGTAA